The Halomonas sp. HAL1 genome segment AACGTTGAGATCATTCTCAACGCACAATCGACCGAAGTCACCGGTGACGGAAGCCGTGTCAATGGCTTGAACTATAAAGACCGTACGACTGATGAGAGTAAATCCATCGCGTTAGAAGGTATTTTTGTTCAGATTGGTCTGGTACCGAACACCGAGTGGTTGAAAGGCTCACCGATCGAAATGACGCCACGTGGTGAAATCATTGTTGATGCCCATGGCATGACATCTGTACCCGGCGTGTTTGCCGCAGGTGATGTGACCACCGTGCCCTACAAGCAGATCATTATCGCCATGGGCGAAGGAGCTAAAGCATCGCTCGGCGCTTTCGACTACTTGATTCGTAACTGATCTTGACGAAAAAAAGCCCGCTGACATATATCAGCGGGCTTTTCTGTTGGGAAGTACCTTTAACTCGCGACCCGTTAGGGTACCCACGTACAACCTTTTAGGTATCCATTAAGTTTTAGCTGGAATTTCCCCTAGTACCTCTGGAATCGTCATTTTCACATAGCGCCCTGGCGCAGGCTCAATCACTTTGAGCTCACCCTCGCCAGGTTGGCGCACAGGCACCATCTTTTCGCTATCGGCATAGCCATTTTCCGTCATCCAAGACTGCCAATGGGGCCACCAGGAGCCTTCATGAGGCGCTGCGTTTGCTAGCCACTCTTCATGCGTTTCCGGCAGCGCATCGTTCGTCCAGTAGCCGTACTTGTTTTTATGGGGTGGATTAACAATACCCGCAATATGGCCTGATCCGCCCAATATGAAGGTGACCGGCCCTTTAGGTAACAACGCCCCATAATAGGTACTGTTCCATTTGGCGATGTGATCCTCTTTGGTGGACACGAAATAGCTGGGCGTGGAGACTTTACGCAGGTCTATTTTCACATTATCCAATTCAATGCCGCCAGGCTCAACGAGGCGGTTTTCCAGGTACATATAGCGCAAGTACCAAGCGTGCGTCCCGGCAGGAAGGTTGGTGCCATCGGTGTTCCAGTAAAGCAGGTCAAAGGCGGCGGGCGTTTCGCCCTTTAAATAATTATTGATGTAAAACGACCAAAACAGATCATTTTCACGCAGCAAGTTGAAGGTATAAGCCATTGAACGACCATCAAGATAGCCTTTCAACTGCAGCGTCTGCTCAATGCCTTCTACCACTCGCTCATTAAGAAATACGCCGATATCGCCAGGGTCACGAAAATCCTGCAGCGTCGCCATATAAGTAACCGACTTTACTTTGCGCCCACGCCGCGTGCTGGTGAGGTAGGCCACAGTAGAGGCGGCTAGTGTGCCCCCCACGCAATAGCTGAGTAGATTGACCGACTTCTCACCACAGGCCTGTTCGATGGCTTCCATCGCGCTGATGGGTCCCATCTGCATATAGTCGGCCCAGGTGATATCGCGCTGTTCAGGGCCAGGGTTACGCCAGGAGATCAGAAAGACTGTATGGCCTTGATCCACCAGCCACTTAACCATTGAGTTGTCTTCACGTAGGTCAAGAATGTAGTACTTATTGATCCACGGCGGCACCATTAGCAACGGTGTTTTAAAGGTTTTTTCAGTGGTGGGGGTGTACTGGATCAACTGGATCAATTCGTTTTCGTAGACCACTGCCCCGGGCGTTACGGCGATATTTTCACCCACGCCAAAAGCGCCACGATCCGTCATGCGGACATTGATACCCTCGGCAGAATTCCCCAAGTCTTCGCGTAGGCGGGCTAACCCGTCCACCAAGTTCTGGCCACGGGTTTCAAGCGTGCGGCGCATGACTTCAGGGTTGGTGCTCATAAAATTTGTCGGCGCCATCGCGTTGACCAACTGGCGCGCGTAAAACATCAGATTACGCTTTTTGGTTTCGTCTAAACCGCTTAGGCTTTCAACCAGCTCTTCCACCATCTGCGAAAACAGTAGGTACTGCTGCATGATAGCCATATAGTGCGGGTCTTGTGTCCACGCCTCGTCTTTAAAACGGCGGTCATTTTTGGCTGGCGTGATCAACGGAGTGACCTGCTCGCCAGCCATCCCGCGCATGGCTTGCTGCCACAACAACCATTGATCCTGCACCAACCGCGCCTGGGTTTCCCACAGCAGGGTAGGATTCTGCATCAGCGACTGCGCACCCGCTTCAAAGCTTTCGCGCATATCGCTATAAATGGAGTCGGCGGCTTCACTTGGTGCGATACGGGAAAGCAGATCCTGCATCAATCCTTGGTACTGCTCACCGATCTCTTTGAGCTGATTATTCCACTCTTCAAGCTCTGCCTGAGATAACCCTTCAGGTAAGCCCTTGGCTATTTCATCGGCTAGCCCTTGAGAAAGCCCTGATGATAATGCCTGGAACGGATTGTGCCACGCTGACTGCATACTAACTCTCCCTACGCCCTCTCCAGGCGCACCGACCACTTTGACCAAGACCAAGCTGTTATATAGCTAAGTTTTTAATACGATAAAGTTTTTATACGATAAGGCTTCTATATGACAAGGTTTTATCGTTGCAATGTTTTATTTATAGTTGCAGCGTTTTAAATGCATCGCGGCGCCCTAAGGCGCCGCGATGATGTCGTCAATCAGCTTTTGCGCGTTGACTGACTGGAGGCTTTCGCAGGCTGGTCACCTTTCGCAGTAGTCTTGGCTTGGTCGGACATTTGCTGCCCGGCTTCACTGAACATCTTTTCCATTTCAGATTTAAACTGCAGGCTCATTTCGCTCATCACCCGCGCGTCTTCCTGCATCTGCTGGGAAAGTTCGTTCATCATCTCGGCTTGCTTGGTGCCGAAATCACGCAGGCTTTCTGCGTCTTGAATTTCAGTGGCGCTACGAATGCGCTCGGTACCCATCTGGCTGTAGCGCTTCATGGCTTCCAGCTGATACTGGGTCATTTTTTCCATATTGTTGAGCATCAGCGAATTAATTTTTCGCATGGGCTCAAACATCTGCTTAGTTTGGGCGTTAAAGGCGTCCATCATATTGTCTTGCATAGTGTCTGCTCCTGTATCGTTCCTTGGCATGAGCCTTGGAGTGACTCACCGTGATGTAGCTTTGCTGCACTGCAAAAAGAGTAATCTTTGGCATGCTGCATTGCAACAGTGGTGTCATTTCAGTATCACCGTGCAAGCCTGAACCGCTTTGCCATATTACCCTGCCCTACCTCAACAGGTGGAGAACCACCTGTTAAGTTAATGCGCGTTAACTGCTTGCTTCAATCTATGTGCCGCTACGTTTGGATTCAGAACGGGAACGGGAACGTGACGATGCCGTTGACTTTGCTTTGCTGGAAGTAGCGCTTTCTGAATTGCTTTTAGAGCTAGTCCCCCCCGACTTCTCATCCTCATTGCTGTGGGCCGAAGAAGCGCTGGCGCTGCCCGCTTGCCGCAACATATCGAGCATCATTTGCTGGTAGGTTCCGAAATTAGCTAGCCCTTGAGAAAGCCCCTGCTGCATCATCGGTTGCTGCAGGAAAGGCCGCATTAGGCTCATAGGATCGTAACCTTCCACCCCAGACTCCATCTGCCGTTGAATATTCTCTAGCAGATTTTTCTGGAAAGCTTCGACATCAGGCAGTCCCAGTGATTGGCGAAACTCATCGGGGGTAAGATCAAACTCAACGTTAATCTTCATAGGCGGCTCCTGCACTGTTTTTCATGACGACTGCTCATGCATTTGTTTTGTTTGAGTGTAGCAGCGAACTGCAAACCTCACCGTTATGCGTTAACGCTGAGTTAAACGCGGTGTATCAACGCTGACATCGCCATTCTGACCACGCTGACGCAGCCAGTGATCCAACAGCGTAATCGCCATCATCGCCTCAGCGATAGGCGTTGCGCGGATCCCTACGCAAGGGTCGTGGCGCCCTTTAGTCACCACCTCAACTGCCTGACCATGAATATCGATAGAGCGGCCCGGCGTAGTGATACTGGAAGTGGGCTTCAGCGCTAAGCGCGCTACAATCGGCTGCCCGCTAGAGATGCCACCAAGCACGCCGCCTGCATGGTTGGAAAGAAAACCCTCTGGCGTCATCTCATCACGATGCTCGCTGCCGCGCTGGGCGATACAGCCAAACCCTGCGCCGATCTCAATCCCTTTTACCGCATTGATACTCATCAAAGCATGCGCCAGATCAGCATCCAGGCGGTCAAACACCGGTTCGCCCAGCCCTACCGGTACGCCTTCGGCAATCACGGTAATTTCGGCACCGACCGAATCCTGGTCGCGTCGTAATTGGTCCATATAGGCTTCCAGTTCAGCGACGCGCTCCGGGTCGGGGCAGAAAAACGCATTTTGACCCACCGATTCCCACTGTTTGAACTCAATCTTGATAGGGCCTAACTGGCTCATATAGCCACGAATCTGGACGCCCTGGGCGGCTAGATACTTCTTGGCAATCGCCCCCGCTGCCACGCGCATAGCAGTTTCACGGGCACTGGAGCGCCCGCCCCCACGATAGTCCCGGTGGCCATATTTATGGTGGTAGGTGTAATCCGCGTGGGCTGGCCGAAACTGCTCTTTGATTTTCGAGTAGTCGTTAGAGCGCTGATCGGTGTTCTCAATCAGCAGGCCGATCGAGGTACCGGTGGTTTTGCCTTCAAACACCCCGGAAAGGATGCGCACCTGATCGGGTTCTTTGCGCTGAGTGGTATGCCGCGAACTGCCCGGCCTGCGGCGATCCAGGTCGAGCTGTAAATCGGCTTCGCTTAACGGCAGCCCAGGCGGACAACCATCCACAATAGCGCCGAGCGCTGGTCCGTGGCTCTCACCAAAGGTAGTCACACTGAATAGTTTGCCAAACGTATTGCCAGACATGGCCGTTAATTCCTCACACGAAAGACGCCGCATGGGCGTCGAGTTCAGCGGCGCTCAGAGCAAAAACACCCTGGCCGCCACGCTCGAATTCAAGCCATAGAAAAGCGACATCCGGAAATGCCGCTTCCACATGGCGGTCAGAGTTGCCGACTTCTACAATCAGCCAGCCCTCATCGGTTAAGTGTTCCCGCGCCTCGCGCAAAATACGCCGCACAATATCCAGCCCATCGCTACCGGCTCCCAGGGCGAGCGAAGGCTCGTGGCGAAACTCGGCGGGCATGGTGGCAAGGTCACGGGCATCGACATAAGGCGGATTAGAGACAATCAAATCAAAGCGTCGACCTTCTAAGCCACTGAAGACATCCGACTCTACCGCCCGTACCCAGTCGCCCACATCATGGCGGGTAATATTCTGACGCGCGACGGCCAAGGCCTCCTGACTAATATCGGCAAGCGCCACTTCGCAGGTCGGTAAATAAAGTGCCGTCGCAATGCCGATACAGCCAGAACCGGTGCATAAATCCAGCACACTGGCAGGCGGCTCTTCAGGAAACCAGGCGGCAAAGCCGTCTTCAATCAGCTCGGCAATCGGCGAACGCGGTATCAGTACCCGTTCATCGACACTGAACGGATGGCCGGCAAAAAAGCTCTCGCCCAATAAATAGGGGAGCGGACGGCGGGTGGTAACACGTTCCCGCGCCAGAGTAATAATCCGCTGCCGTTCTACGGGCAGTAGCCGCGCCTCGAGCACACCGGGATCGATGTTCCACGGCAAGTGCAGCGCGCCTAAGCAGAGCGCTACCGCCTCATCCCAGGCAGAATCGGTGCCATGGCCGTAGTGCAGGCCCGCCAGATAAAACTCGCTGGAGACCCAGCGCAGATAGTCGCGTAGGGTAAAGAGCTGGCTCACCAGCAACGACTCCGACAGGGAAAGGGTTGAGTGAGAATGCTCAACGTTTAGATGCGTGGTCACAGCGGCTCCTGATTGACGATAATGATGAATACAGCTGATAAAGCCTTATTCATGCAACGAATAAAAAGATTGTACCTTTCACGCCGCCCGGTTCACAGCAACGCTCAGCCCGCTATACTGTGCCTCTTTATCTGTTTCACCTTTATTTGCCACTTTTTTGCCACCCGAGCCTACCATGACGCGACGCCGCCACCTGCCCGACGATGACGATATCAATGCCTTTCGCGATGCGTTAAAGGCGGCAGGCGTGCGCCGTATCGCGACTAACCAGGCCGACCCTGGCAAACCTAAAATTGACGGCAAGGCCCATGAAGCTAGACGCCATGCGGCTGTTGAAAGCAATACGCCTCAGTCCAGCGGGCGCACCTCTGATGGCCGGGTGGAGGCCGTGCGCCCTTCTGAGTATTTAGAGTTTTGTGTGCCGGATTTACCATGGCGTACTTTTAGCCAACTAAAACGTGGGCAAACGGCGTGGCAAGCGGGACTTGATATGCACGGCTATACGCTGGAAGAGGCGCGTGTGGAGTTGGAGAGTTTTTTGCGCGACGCCGCCAGCCAAGGCTTGCGCTGCGTACTGGTGGTGCATGGCAAAGCGTGGGGCACCACGTCCGACTTTCCTGTACTTAAAAGCCATACTAATGCTTGGCTACGTGAGTGGCCGGGCGTACTGGCTTTCTGCTCCGCTATCGATATCGATGGTGGCACCGGGGCGGTATATATCTTGCTGCGGAAGCGGGGTCAGTAGCCGTTACTCGGTCGCGTCGGATGCGATGCTCGGCATGCGCCGCTCCAGTGCTTCATCAGCCAGATGCCGGCCCAGGCGAATCAAATCCTTGCCGCGGTGGAATTCATAGGTACTGCAGACTGTTTTGGGTATTTCGATCAGCACGTCGGGCGGGTAGCCCGCCACCTTGTACTTGGCCAGCGCCGCCTGGGTAATATCAAACGACTCCAGAATCATATCGAGCTTGCTCCACTCCCGCTTGCCACGGGCTTCAGTGGTCTCCTCCAGCTCTTCGCCCTCTCCGGCTGCCCCCTCCCCATTAGCGCCCAGCCCCGCCCACAGTTTTCGCGTAGCGGCGCGCACATCCCCCATCCAGTTACCCATGTTTTGATCGCGCTCAATCTCTTTTTTGCTACGGCTATCGGTCGCCTCCTCTTCCTTAGGCAGCAACTCCTCCATGGTGACTGGCAGCGGGCTATGCGCGGTCACGTTGACTGCCACCACAAAATCCGCTTGATGAGCCGCTACCACAGGCATAATCGGCAGCGGATTGAGCAACCCGCCATCCACCAACACCTGATCACCCAAATGCACGGGCGTTATTACTCCCGGCACGGCAATTGAAGCGCGAATCGCCTGTAATAAGGGGCCATTTTGAAACCACACTTCCCGCTGGCGAACCAGATCCGTTGCCACCGTTGTTACTGGAATCGTGAGGTCTTCAATTAAGATATCGCCCACCAGCGCTTCCAACTTGCTCATGACCTTGCTGGCACGCATCGCGCCCATGGGGCTCCAGGTCACATCGACCAATTTGAGTACATCCAAATAGTCAAGGTTGCATACCCAGTCGCGGTATTCAGGCAGCTTGCCTGCCGCGTAAATACCCCCAATCAGCGCGCCCATCGAGCATCCTGATACGGCGATGATTTCAAAGCCCCGCGCCTCAAGTGCTTCAATCACCCCAATATGCGCATAGCCGCGCGCACCGCCGCTGCCCAACACCAGAGCGACCTTGTTTCCACGACTGACATGCGCCAATTCGTTCATACTGGTATCCATCGCTAGGCCTTATTGGTCTTAACCCTGTCGCTCATAACCCAATGAGCGCTGATTACCGCGGCGACTTGCGCTACGGCACGGGGTTCCAGATGCAAGTGGTGGCCACCATTAAGCACATGCCGGGTCAATGCTTTTACTGCTTGCCGCGCCTGCACCGCCCAGGCGCGTTCACCCAGAATCCCCTGCTCCCCTTCAACCAATAGCACTGGAGCGCTGATTTCCGCCAGCAATGACAACACCTGTTCGGGCGTGAAGCGCACCAATGAAGGCTTCAGCAAGCGACTGTCGGTGCGCATTTGCACATGGCCATCGGCTGTGGACTGGGTGTTGCGCTCCACTAACGGTGTGGCCGTAATGGTATCCACCGGTGTAACGCCACCGGCAACACGCGCAGCGATGGCACTCTCGATATCCGGGTAGCGAGGCGCGCGGGAAATTGGCCGACGGTAGGCTGTCAGTCCTTTGCGCAGTTGGCTAGCGGTCTCTTCAATGGGCGTATTGAGCGCCCCCAGCCCGTCAATCAACGTTAGCCGCTCCACCCGTTCGGGCAGCGCAGCAGCAAGCAAGCAAGCCACTGCGGCGCCCATGGAGTGGGCCAACACGCTAACTTGGTTAAGGCCGAGGTCTTCCATGGCATCCAACACATCGTGGCAGTAGTCCCATAGCGCATAGTCACCGCCCTGGGGCACATGTGCCGAATGACCATGGCCGCGAAAATCCAGCGCCACAATACGAATATCCAATGCCTCTACCAGAAGCGGGGCTAACCGAGTAAAACTGGCTGCATTATCCAGCCAGCCGTGCAGAGCCAGCCAAACCTGGGCATCAGCGCGCCCCCAACTAAGGGCGGCCAGGCGACCCTGGGCAAGAGAAAGCGGCTGCGGCGCAACGCTGCGTGCAGCCGTAGATTCGGTGTGGGGCATAATCAACCATCCTGAACAAACGGCAACGTCATAAGGCAAGCAAGATGACGACGTAAGCGACAAACGTTACCATGCCCGGCGTAATGCTTCCGCCTCTTTTACCTCCACCCTCATTTGGTGCCATTATGAAACCACACCGCGATACCCGCGCTCGTAATCTGGTCTTTTTTGTTGCTGTCATCAGCGCACTGGTGGTCGGTTTCTGGCTCGCAAAATAGGCTCAAGCCTCACCGAGTAGCCCCAGGCTGGCCGCTGGCGCTTGGCGACGTAATCCCCGCGAGAGTGCATGACCTATTACGCCAATCAGCACAGCACCGCCAATGGGGAGGAAAATCCATAGTCCCAGATGAAGGCGCGGGGTTAGATCCAACAAAAAGATGTACAGCGCAGCCGTGGTCAGTTCGGCCAGCACCGCACCCATCAACCCACTGGCAAAGCCCAGCAACGCGTATTCAGCGCCCTGCACCCGTGAAATCATTTTACTGCCTGCGCCAAATACGCGTAATAGGCCGCTTTCATGGGCACGCACCGGCAAGCTTGCGGTCAGTGCGGCATACAGTACGCTTACCCCTGCCAACAGGACCAATGCGAGGACTAACTCCACCGCCCGTGTAACCTGGCCGAGTACATCCCGCACCTGGCCCAAAATGGCATCAACATTCAGCAAGGAAACCCCCGGGAATTCGGTAATCAGTTCCCGGATCAACCCCTGCTCCGCTTCAGGCAGATGAAAGGCGGTAATGTAGCTATGCCCAAACTGTTCCAGCACGCCTGGCGGAAAAATGACGAAGAAATTAGGCTGAAAACTATCCCAATTCAGGCTTCGCAGGCTGGTAATTTGGGTGGTGATTTCATCGCTACCCACCGAGAAGGTCATCTCGTCACCGATGCTTAAGCCAAGCCTTTCAGCGAGCCCATCCTCCATGGAGATGGGCACTGGCGCCGCTTGCTGCGTTGCCTCAACGGCGCTCATCCAGCCTTGGCCTTCACTGCCCTCTTCATTACCCTCCTCACTGTTAGCGTCGCCTCCCAACTGGGCTGGCGAGAACCAATCACCGGCCACCACAGCATTGCCTTCGGGCACTTCAGATTGCCACGTCAGATTGAGCTCCCGGCGCAGCGAGTTATCACCACGGGCGTCAGGCGGCACGGCGTCTCCAGGCGGCTGACCATTAATCGCAATCACTCGCCCACGCACCATTGGGTAGAGGGTGCTTTGGGTTTCCACCCTTGGAGAGACTGCCGCCTCGAAAGGATCGCGTTCGGAAGGCTGGATATTGATGGCAAAGTAGTTAGGGGTATTGTCAGGCAATTGATCCTGCCACGTGCTAAGCAGATCGCCCCTTACCAGAACAATCATCGCCATGGCAAAGAAGGTCACAGAAAAGGCCAATAACTGGCCTAGGCCCGCTTGGCGACGCCGTGCTAGCTGGCGGCCGCCTAAGCGGAGCGCCTGAGACCACTCACTACGCCCGGAAAATCGCTGTACAACGCGCAACAAACCGCTAAGCAGCAGCGCACTAATCATCCACAGCACACCGAGCAGAGCCGCCCCACCAATCAACAGCGCAATCGCCAGCGGCAGGCTACCCGAGTAGAGCCACAGCAGCCCGCCAAACACTAGGCTGGCCACGCCCACCACGAGCCAGGCCGAAGGCGGCAGCGGATCTAATTCGCGACGCAGAACTTTTAATGCGCTCACTCGTTTGATACGCAGCAGGGTTGGCCCAGCAAACCCCACCAGCACGGCAAGAGCCGTAAATACGCCTAATCCCAACGGCATAAGACCAGGCGGCGGTAGCGTCATGGGTAAGAAACTCACCAACAGCCAGATCAGAACCGCTTGGCCAATCAGTCCAAGCAGCGCCCCAATCACTGCGGCTACCAGTGCCAAACCCATTAGTTGAAGCGAAAAAATCGTCACCAGTTGCCGCTGGCTGGCGCCAAAGCAACGCAACAGTGCGGCAGTATCCAGGTGGCGTTCCACATAACGGCGAGTCGACATTGCCACTGCCACGCCCGCCAGCAGTACCGCTGCTAAACCGGCCAGCCCCAGATAACTCTCTGCACGCTGCAAGGCATTGCCAAGCTGGGGGCGATCAACGCGGACATCGCGCACTTCCACCCCATCGCGGCGTAGCTCAGCAAGCAGGCCTTGCACTTGATCAAGCGCTTCCGGCGGGCCTGCTGCCAAGATTTCAAACTCAATCCGAGAGCCTTCTTGAACAAGGCCGGTGGCTTCGACATCGGCGGTATTGATCATCAAGCGTGGATTAAAATTACTGAAGCCGCCGGACTGATCCGCTTCGCGCTCAATGATCCCTGTTATCTCAAGTTCGGTCTGGCCCACTTGGACCCGGTCACCCAGTTCTATCTCAACCAGCTCTATCAAGCGTGGGTCAGCCCATGCTTCACCAGGGGCTGGACCAGACGCTACTTGTTCGGTGCCATTGCCAAAGTCGACGGAAGAGGCGCCGTAGTGAGGGTAGACCTCATCCACGGCTTTTAAGCTAGCCGGTTGAAAACGTCCATCGCGGCTAATCATTGATACCAGATCGACTTGGTCACTCAGTACGAAACCTGCATTTTCAAGGCGTTCTCGCAGCTCCTCTGAAAACGGATCACGCTGCTCTAGCACCAGATCGCCACCCAGCATCTGGCCCGCCTGGCGCTCTAAGCCGCGCTCTAGGCGATCAAGGAAAAACGCAATCATGGTAGAAGCTGCGACCGCCAATACCAGGGCGATAAACAGCGCACGTACATCCGCAGCTCGCAGGTCTCGCCTGAGGCTGCGCATGGCCAGGCGCCAATTCACATCACTCATTGCGTGCCCTCGTCAATCGGAGCCGCGGTGGGTACAAACGCTTCTAATTTTCCATGGTCTAATCGCAGGCAGCGATCACAGCGGCGCGCCAGAGCATGGTCGTGAGTCACTAAAATCAGCGTGGTGCCTGCTTCCCGGTTTAGGGTGAAGAGCAGATCAATGATTTGCGCGCCGGTGTCGGGATCCAAATTACCGGTGGGCTCATCGGCAAACACCAGCTCGGGGTCGGTAACGAAAGCACGGGCTACGGCAACGCGCTGCTGCTCACCACCGGAAAGTTGTTTGGGTAAGTGATTCACTCGCTCGCCAAGCCCAACACGCTCCAACCACTGGGCGGCGGTTTGTGTCTCCCCTGCACGCGGTGAGAGTTCGAGGGGTAACATGACGTTCTCAAGCGCGCTCAAGGTGGGCAGTAGTTGGAAGTTCTGGAACACAAAGCCCACTCGCCCAGCGCGTAGCGCAGCTCGCCCATCTTCATCCAAGCGGCT includes the following:
- the phaC gene encoding class I poly(R)-hydroxyalkanoic acid synthase; translation: MQSAWHNPFQALSSGLSQGLADEIAKGLPEGLSQAELEEWNNQLKEIGEQYQGLMQDLLSRIAPSEAADSIYSDMRESFEAGAQSLMQNPTLLWETQARLVQDQWLLWQQAMRGMAGEQVTPLITPAKNDRRFKDEAWTQDPHYMAIMQQYLLFSQMVEELVESLSGLDETKKRNLMFYARQLVNAMAPTNFMSTNPEVMRRTLETRGQNLVDGLARLREDLGNSAEGINVRMTDRGAFGVGENIAVTPGAVVYENELIQLIQYTPTTEKTFKTPLLMVPPWINKYYILDLREDNSMVKWLVDQGHTVFLISWRNPGPEQRDITWADYMQMGPISAMEAIEQACGEKSVNLLSYCVGGTLAASTVAYLTSTRRGRKVKSVTYMATLQDFRDPGDIGVFLNERVVEGIEQTLQLKGYLDGRSMAYTFNLLRENDLFWSFYINNYLKGETPAAFDLLYWNTDGTNLPAGTHAWYLRYMYLENRLVEPGGIELDNVKIDLRKVSTPSYFVSTKEDHIAKWNSTYYGALLPKGPVTFILGGSGHIAGIVNPPHKNKYGYWTNDALPETHEEWLANAAPHEGSWWPHWQSWMTENGYADSEKMVPVRQPGEGELKVIEPAPGRYVKMTIPEVLGEIPAKT
- a CDS encoding phasin family protein, with protein sequence MQDNMMDAFNAQTKQMFEPMRKINSLMLNNMEKMTQYQLEAMKRYSQMGTERIRSATEIQDAESLRDFGTKQAEMMNELSQQMQEDARVMSEMSLQFKSEMEKMFSEAGQQMSDQAKTTAKGDQPAKASSQSTRKS
- the aroC gene encoding chorismate synthase — its product is MSGNTFGKLFSVTTFGESHGPALGAIVDGCPPGLPLSEADLQLDLDRRRPGSSRHTTQRKEPDQVRILSGVFEGKTTGTSIGLLIENTDQRSNDYSKIKEQFRPAHADYTYHHKYGHRDYRGGGRSSARETAMRVAAGAIAKKYLAAQGVQIRGYMSQLGPIKIEFKQWESVGQNAFFCPDPERVAELEAYMDQLRRDQDSVGAEITVIAEGVPVGLGEPVFDRLDADLAHALMSINAVKGIEIGAGFGCIAQRGSEHRDEMTPEGFLSNHAGGVLGGISSGQPIVARLALKPTSSITTPGRSIDIHGQAVEVVTKGRHDPCVGIRATPIAEAMMAITLLDHWLRQRGQNGDVSVDTPRLTQR
- the prmB gene encoding 50S ribosomal protein L3 N(5)-glutamine methyltransferase, producing MTTHLNVEHSHSTLSLSESLLVSQLFTLRDYLRWVSSEFYLAGLHYGHGTDSAWDEAVALCLGALHLPWNIDPGVLEARLLPVERQRIITLARERVTTRRPLPYLLGESFFAGHPFSVDERVLIPRSPIAELIEDGFAAWFPEEPPASVLDLCTGSGCIGIATALYLPTCEVALADISQEALAVARQNITRHDVGDWVRAVESDVFSGLEGRRFDLIVSNPPYVDARDLATMPAEFRHEPSLALGAGSDGLDIVRRILREAREHLTDEGWLIVEVGNSDRHVEAAFPDVAFLWLEFERGGQGVFALSAAELDAHAASFV
- a CDS encoding Smr/MutS family protein gives rise to the protein MTRRRHLPDDDDINAFRDALKAAGVRRIATNQADPGKPKIDGKAHEARRHAAVESNTPQSSGRTSDGRVEAVRPSEYLEFCVPDLPWRTFSQLKRGQTAWQAGLDMHGYTLEEARVELESFLRDAASQGLRCVLVVHGKAWGTTSDFPVLKSHTNAWLREWPGVLAFCSAIDIDGGTGAVYILLRKRGQ
- a CDS encoding patatin-like phospholipase family protein; this translates as MNELAHVSRGNKVALVLGSGGARGYAHIGVIEALEARGFEIIAVSGCSMGALIGGIYAAGKLPEYRDWVCNLDYLDVLKLVDVTWSPMGAMRASKVMSKLEALVGDILIEDLTIPVTTVATDLVRQREVWFQNGPLLQAIRASIAVPGVITPVHLGDQVLVDGGLLNPLPIMPVVAAHQADFVVAVNVTAHSPLPVTMEELLPKEEEATDSRSKKEIERDQNMGNWMGDVRAATRKLWAGLGANGEGAAGEGEELEETTEARGKREWSKLDMILESFDITQAALAKYKVAGYPPDVLIEIPKTVCSTYEFHRGKDLIRLGRHLADEALERRMPSIASDATE
- a CDS encoding alpha/beta fold hydrolase, encoding MPHTESTAARSVAPQPLSLAQGRLAALSWGRADAQVWLALHGWLDNAASFTRLAPLLVEALDIRIVALDFRGHGHSAHVPQGGDYALWDYCHDVLDAMEDLGLNQVSVLAHSMGAAVACLLAAALPERVERLTLIDGLGALNTPIEETASQLRKGLTAYRRPISRAPRYPDIESAIAARVAGGVTPVDTITATPLVERNTQSTADGHVQMRTDSRLLKPSLVRFTPEQVLSLLAEISAPVLLVEGEQGILGERAWAVQARQAVKALTRHVLNGGHHLHLEPRAVAQVAAVISAHWVMSDRVKTNKA
- a CDS encoding ABC transporter permease codes for the protein MSDVNWRLAMRSLRRDLRAADVRALFIALVLAVAASTMIAFFLDRLERGLERQAGQMLGGDLVLEQRDPFSEELRERLENAGFVLSDQVDLVSMISRDGRFQPASLKAVDEVYPHYGASSVDFGNGTEQVASGPAPGEAWADPRLIELVEIELGDRVQVGQTELEITGIIEREADQSGGFSNFNPRLMINTADVEATGLVQEGSRIEFEILAAGPPEALDQVQGLLAELRRDGVEVRDVRVDRPQLGNALQRAESYLGLAGLAAVLLAGVAVAMSTRRYVERHLDTAALLRCFGASQRQLVTIFSLQLMGLALVAAVIGALLGLIGQAVLIWLLVSFLPMTLPPPGLMPLGLGVFTALAVLVGFAGPTLLRIKRVSALKVLRRELDPLPPSAWLVVGVASLVFGGLLWLYSGSLPLAIALLIGGAALLGVLWMISALLLSGLLRVVQRFSGRSEWSQALRLGGRQLARRRQAGLGQLLAFSVTFFAMAMIVLVRGDLLSTWQDQLPDNTPNYFAINIQPSERDPFEAAVSPRVETQSTLYPMVRGRVIAINGQPPGDAVPPDARGDNSLRRELNLTWQSEVPEGNAVVAGDWFSPAQLGGDANSEEGNEEGSEGQGWMSAVEATQQAAPVPISMEDGLAERLGLSIGDEMTFSVGSDEITTQITSLRSLNWDSFQPNFFVIFPPGVLEQFGHSYITAFHLPEAEQGLIRELITEFPGVSLLNVDAILGQVRDVLGQVTRAVELVLALVLLAGVSVLYAALTASLPVRAHESGLLRVFGAGSKMISRVQGAEYALLGFASGLMGAVLAELTTAALYIFLLDLTPRLHLGLWIFLPIGGAVLIGVIGHALSRGLRRQAPAASLGLLGEA
- a CDS encoding ABC transporter ATP-binding protein translates to MSSESPYGERQPNTDHQALSDVPQGAVRHPILHADKLSKKVTSGERSLTILHDLSLSVAAGESVAILGKSGAGKSTLLGLLAGLDTPSDGELTLFGHALSRLDEDGRAALRAGRVGFVFQNFQLLPTLSALENVMLPLELSPRAGETQTAAQWLERVGLGERVNHLPKQLSGGEQQRVAVARAFVTDPELVFADEPTGNLDPDTGAQIIDLLFTLNREAGTTLILVTHDHALARRCDRCLRLDHGKLEAFVPTAAPIDEGTQ